CATAGTCCCGAGGAGTCGGAGCCACTGTTGCCGAATGCTGCTCCCCGGCCACTGCATCAATCTCGTTCTCACTTACCACCGAAGCTCGCGTAAATCGGGCAAACCGATCCGCGAATCTCTTGGAACCCAGTAGCAGCGGCATCCAGAAAAGATACGGAATTGTGGAATCGGCAAGCATCGCCAAGCCATAGTCGCTGCCCGACGTCTGAACCATTTCGCTCACCGCCGCCATGTTTGCCGAGCCGCCGATCCAACTGCCAGTCAGCGCACCATACGAGCGCCAAACGGTGGGACCCAGCCATGAATGAACGACGGCCGTCGCCGTCACGGCGCCCACCATCACGCCCACACTTCCAAACAAGAACACACCAATGCCACGCCCCATCACCCGTGCCGCTCCGGCCACGTTCAAGTTGAGCAACAACAGCGTCAGCAGCATCGGCAATAGCAGGCTTTGGATGATGTCATAGACGGGCGACTTTGCCGGCAGCACGCCCACGTTCGTGAATATCACCGGCACCAGATACATGAAGATCAGCGTCGGCAAAAACTGAAAGAGCCGCCAGCCGGTGGCCTTTTCGAACCAGAAGAAAAAAGCGCACACGCCGCTCAACGTGGCTAACACACCGGCCGGACTTGTGATCGGAAAAAGCTGCATGGCAGCGAGGTCACTTGTACCAATCCATCAATTCGATCGCCGGTAACAGTTTAGCCGTTGTTGGGGTGAATGTGTGGCTCTTGGATGAAGACTTGACAGGATAACAGGATTTGCCCGATCACGTGGATAAATTCAGCGGGTGGAAGCGCTCCCCACTCCGCAAATGCTCTTTCCGTGAATCCTGCCGATCCTGATATCCTGTCCGTTTTGCTCAACGGTCGTCGTACTTCAATCGGCAAAAAGAACTTTGCGAACGCAATTGGCGGAAAATGAGAAGGACCGACCACAATGGCCGCCTTCAATTATGCGGAGCCGCCAGCGCCGATGCTATCTTGCCTGTCAGGACCATGCAAAGAATTGTTGGACCAACTATATATTGTCGGCAAATCTCTCAGTAAAATCGTATTGATACGATTCTCTCCGAATGGTCGGTCTTCGGCCGTTCCCATCACCCTCACCTTCGCACGCTGGCAACGGACATCGTACATGCTTATTCGATTCTGGACTTGGGCGGTTCTCATATGGTCCTGTTTCGCGCGCGTGGCCCAAGCGGCTGAATCGGCGTCGCAGCCAGCAACTCAACGGAAGATCGAACTTGCCGCCGCGGCAACACCGGTCGATCGAATCCACTTGCCGGAAGGCTTTCGTGCTGAACTGCTGTACTCGGTGCCGAAGGAAGAAGAAGGCTCATGGGTCAACATTTGCCACGACCCAAGGGGCCGGCTGATTGTGAGCGACCAATACGGCGGCCTGTATCGCGTAACGCCGCCGGAATTAGGCGAGAAATCGCCGGCGAGG
The genomic region above belongs to Pirellulales bacterium and contains:
- a CDS encoding DUF819 family protein, producing the protein MQLFPITSPAGVLATLSGVCAFFFWFEKATGWRLFQFLPTLIFMYLVPVIFTNVGVLPAKSPVYDIIQSLLLPMLLTLLLLNLNVAGAARVMGRGIGVFLFGSVGVMVGAVTATAVVHSWLGPTVWRSYGALTGSWIGGSANMAAVSEMVQTSGSDYGLAMLADSTIPYLFWMPLLLGSKRFADRFARFTRASVVSENEIDAVAGEQHSATVAPTPRDYVFLLCIALMATWLADVAATWIDQQVAAWSTPAAARGVAEATPYLTAATWRILLITTIGIGLSLTPLRHIPGSQDLGMGMLYLF